From a region of the bacterium genome:
- a CDS encoding glutamate-5-semialdehyde dehydrogenase, whose product MTVLTPSVRTLAEAAKAAAPALARTHAGARDRLLHAIADRLIASEAVILEANALDLERGESEGLTGPLLDRLSLANGRVQAMADGLRAITALPDPLGEVVGGWTRPNGLKIEQVRVPLGLVGFIYEARPNVTVEAAGLCLKSGNALVLRGGSAAFDSNRVLVRLIKDALESEGLSPDLVQGIESTDRHVVDELLGLTGILDVVIPRGGAGLIQRVIEKARVPVIETGTGNCHLYVDASADGEMAEQIVLNAKCQRTGVCNAAESLLVHASRAHDWLPGMLEKLDAAGVEIRGDEATRAAFAKAKPATEEDWGTEFLDLVLSVKVVSSLDEAIAHINRYGTRHSEAIVTNDYANSERFLAEIDAAAVYVNASTRFTDGGEFGFGAEVGISTQKLHARGPMGLRELTTTKYLVRGAGQTR is encoded by the coding sequence ATGACCGTCCTGACTCCGTCCGTTCGTACCCTCGCCGAGGCCGCCAAGGCCGCTGCCCCCGCCCTGGCGCGGACTCATGCGGGCGCGCGCGATCGCCTCCTCCACGCCATCGCCGACCGATTGATCGCTTCCGAAGCCGTCATCCTCGAAGCCAACGCCTTGGACCTCGAACGCGGCGAAAGCGAAGGCCTCACCGGGCCCCTCCTGGACCGGCTCTCGCTGGCAAACGGCCGAGTCCAGGCCATGGCCGACGGCCTGCGCGCGATCACGGCACTTCCCGATCCGCTGGGCGAGGTGGTCGGCGGCTGGACCCGCCCCAACGGCCTCAAGATCGAGCAGGTGCGCGTGCCCCTGGGGCTCGTGGGCTTCATCTACGAGGCGCGCCCCAACGTCACGGTCGAGGCCGCGGGCCTCTGCCTCAAGTCCGGCAACGCCCTGGTGCTGCGCGGGGGCTCTGCCGCCTTCGACTCCAACCGGGTGCTGGTGCGCCTCATCAAGGACGCGCTCGAAAGCGAAGGCCTGAGCCCCGACCTGGTCCAGGGCATCGAGAGCACCGATCGCCACGTGGTGGACGAGCTCCTGGGCCTCACGGGGATCCTGGACGTGGTGATCCCGCGCGGTGGGGCAGGTCTCATCCAGCGGGTGATCGAGAAGGCCCGCGTGCCCGTCATCGAGACCGGCACCGGCAACTGCCACCTCTACGTGGACGCATCGGCCGACGGCGAGATGGCCGAACAGATCGTCCTGAACGCCAAGTGCCAGCGCACCGGGGTCTGCAACGCCGCCGAGAGCCTCCTGGTCCACGCTTCGCGCGCCCATGACTGGCTGCCCGGCATGCTCGAAAAGCTGGACGCTGCCGGCGTCGAGATTCGCGGCGACGAAGCGACCCGTGCTGCCTTCGCCAAGGCCAAACCGGCCACCGAGGAGGACTGGGGCACCGAGTTTCTGGACCTCGTCCTCTCGGTCAAGGTCGTTTCGTCGCTCGACGAGGCGATCGCGCACATCAACCGCTACGGCACCCGGCACTCGGAAGCCATCGTGACCAACGACTACGCCAACAGCGAGCGCTTCCTGGCAGAAATCGACGCGGCGGCGGTCTACGTCAACGCCTCCACCCGCTTCACCGACGGGGGCGAGTTCGGCTTCGGCGCCGAGGTCGGCATCTCGACCCAGAAGCTGCACGCCCGCGGCCCCATGGGCCTGCGCGAGCTGACCACCACCAAGTACCTGGTGCGGGGCGCGGGCCAGACCCGGTAA
- the nadD gene encoding nicotinate-nucleotide adenylyltransferase gives MARRIGIYGGSFDPFHLAHRQVAQTALDQGGLDHLHVIPARVSPHKQHVPPAPGEARYLMAVLGTLDEPRITVERWELDRHGPSYAFDTVMHARHCHGPDAELYWLIGADNVASLMRWHRADELIAACRFLVVPREGLEGDALEAAIAHHLPASLAERVRPLEMPPIDISSTAIRDRLQAGVPVTNQVSRLTALYLERYNLYPAKTADYPC, from the coding sequence ATGGCACGACGCATCGGGATCTACGGCGGATCCTTCGACCCCTTCCACCTGGCGCACCGGCAGGTGGCCCAGACGGCCCTCGACCAGGGCGGGCTCGACCACCTCCACGTGATTCCCGCCAGGGTCTCACCCCACAAGCAGCACGTCCCGCCCGCCCCGGGCGAGGCCCGCTACCTGATGGCCGTGCTCGGCACCCTCGACGAGCCCCGGATCACCGTCGAGCGCTGGGAGCTCGACCGGCATGGCCCCTCCTACGCCTTCGACACCGTCATGCACGCCCGCCATTGCCACGGGCCCGACGCGGAGCTGTACTGGCTCATCGGCGCCGACAACGTGGCCTCGCTCATGCGCTGGCACCGCGCCGACGAGCTCATCGCCGCCTGCCGCTTTTTGGTCGTGCCGCGCGAGGGGCTCGAAGGCGATGCGCTGGAGGCGGCCATCGCGCACCACCTCCCCGCCTCCCTCGCCGAGAGGGTGCGGCCGCTCGAAATGCCCCCCATCGACATCTCCAGCACCGCCATCCGCGATCGCCTGCAAGCCGGGGTCCCCGTGACGAATCAGGTTTCACGGTTGACCGCGCTTTATCTGGAGCGCTACAATCTCTATCCGGCGAAAACGGCCGACTATCCGTGCTAA
- the yqeK gene encoding bis(5'-nucleosyl)-tetraphosphatase (symmetrical) YqeK, translating to MITLNSTIQAYLAETLSAKRVAHILRVAETARELATRHGVDVERAATAAMLHDVARETPGHKLLDECRKRGVDILPIDEVNPMPRLHGRLGALLARERFGIDDPEILEAIASHTLGRVGMTPLEMVVFLSDYTEPGREPHDGLDEVREIAQTDLSLATRLAMDYTIRHLVNKRRALHPQMVEARNWILTRAGEAPQPGGS from the coding sequence ATGATAACGCTGAACTCGACCATCCAGGCCTACCTCGCCGAAACCCTTTCGGCGAAGAGGGTCGCTCATATCCTGCGCGTCGCCGAGACCGCCAGGGAGCTGGCCACTAGGCACGGGGTGGACGTGGAACGCGCCGCTACCGCCGCCATGCTCCACGACGTGGCCCGCGAGACGCCCGGGCACAAGCTGCTCGACGAGTGCCGCAAGCGCGGCGTGGACATCCTGCCCATCGACGAGGTCAACCCCATGCCGAGGCTCCACGGCCGGCTGGGCGCCCTGTTGGCCCGCGAGCGCTTCGGCATCGACGACCCTGAGATCCTCGAGGCGATCGCCAGCCACACCCTGGGCCGGGTCGGCATGACCCCGCTCGAGATGGTCGTCTTCCTCTCCGACTACACGGAGCCCGGCCGCGAGCCCCACGACGGCCTCGACGAGGTGCGCGAGATCGCCCAGACTGACCTCTCGCTAGCCACGCGCCTCGCCATGGATTACACTATTCGTCACTTAGTGAACAAACGCCGTGCACTTCACCCCCAGATGGTGGAGGCGCGCAACTGGATCCTCACCCGCGCCGGCGAGGCTCCCCAACCTGGAGGTTCTTAG
- the rsfS gene encoding ribosome silencing factor yields MDSRKLAELAAKAADDKKANAITLIDVEHVSSITDYFLICSANTGVQLKAIADNIEKKLEEAGHLPLHIEGQQSARWILLDFGVLVVHVMLEQDRDFYGLEKLWSHGKRVEWTPAPREMQGAS; encoded by the coding sequence ATCGACAGCCGCAAACTGGCTGAGCTGGCCGCCAAAGCGGCCGACGACAAGAAGGCCAACGCCATCACCCTGATCGATGTGGAGCACGTCTCCAGCATCACCGACTACTTCCTGATCTGCTCGGCCAACACCGGCGTGCAGCTCAAGGCCATCGCCGACAACATCGAGAAGAAACTCGAAGAAGCGGGCCACCTGCCCCTCCACATCGAGGGTCAGCAGTCCGCGCGCTGGATTCTGCTGGACTTCGGCGTGCTCGTCGTCCACGTCATGCTCGAGCAGGACCGCGACTTCTACGGGCTCGAGAAGCTCTGGAGCCACGGCAAGCGCGTGGAGTGGACGCCCGCTCCCCGCGAAATGCAGGGAGCGAGCTAG
- a CDS encoding GNAT family N-acetyltransferase: MTAPFQLRDGHASDRPMMRQVLEMAALASYPDLRALGRLTLRDRLDALFASYDLPGRRWWIAERDQEALGGLWAIAGLHPILETPETLIVAVGVVEAARGQGVARALMTHARDVLKAEGYDALRLFVHPDNAPARALYASLGFESTTLELTWR; encoded by the coding sequence ATGACCGCCCCCTTCCAGCTACGCGACGGCCACGCATCCGATCGTCCCATGATGCGCCAGGTCCTCGAGATGGCCGCCCTCGCGAGCTATCCGGACCTTCGCGCGCTCGGGCGCCTGACCCTGCGCGATCGCCTCGACGCCCTCTTTGCGAGCTACGACCTGCCGGGCAGGCGCTGGTGGATCGCCGAACGCGACCAGGAGGCGCTAGGGGGGCTCTGGGCGATCGCCGGGCTCCACCCGATCCTGGAGACGCCCGAGACCCTGATCGTCGCGGTAGGGGTCGTCGAGGCTGCGCGTGGCCAGGGCGTGGCGCGCGCGCTGATGACCCATGCCCGCGACGTCCTGAAGGCCGAGGGCTATGATGCCCTCCGGCTCTTCGTCCACCCCGACAACGCCCCGGCGCGCGCGCTCTACGCGTCGCTCGGCTTCGAGTCCACCACGCTGGAGCTGACATGGCGTTAA
- a CDS encoding endonuclease/exonuclease/phosphatase family protein: MNIGPSFRPPRFLSPKLASSAPETPISKPGFFEKAGDFAQNVFQSLRTWENPNAKAPSDTGGLKLATYNIWVGGKKLSEVDADLRRLDADVVCLQETTEASARRLAERLGMHMSFYAQEQGVTRVVGKAILSRHPIEDTRNIPFKKSWGDTFKAIGRALWNGPSLLTVGEPLEKRSFLSASLKVGGKEIEILDAHLSFADPVANAKQQQELADYVAERQQEGKTVILAGDFNTNFALAKGGTADANGTVATPTDTAAEYRERYGVDLGNVGDAKNRAATERLLSLMKSNWQAPERLALVDGQAMTPEEARQELASGKAAPGSERHKALLRAMDGITNFEDEKRYDNILATSDVRIASTLVDQTTRGSDHQPVLASIRWDG, from the coding sequence ATGAACATCGGTCCCTCGTTCCGTCCCCCCCGGTTCCTCTCCCCCAAGCTCGCCTCCTCGGCCCCCGAGACGCCGATCTCGAAGCCGGGCTTCTTCGAAAAGGCGGGGGACTTCGCCCAGAACGTCTTCCAGTCGCTGCGCACCTGGGAGAACCCCAACGCCAAGGCCCCCAGCGACACGGGCGGCCTCAAGCTCGCGACCTACAACATCTGGGTCGGCGGCAAGAAGCTCTCCGAAGTGGACGCGGACCTGCGCCGGCTCGACGCCGATGTCGTCTGCCTGCAAGAGACGACCGAGGCCTCAGCGCGCCGCCTGGCCGAGCGTCTGGGGATGCACATGAGCTTCTACGCCCAGGAGCAGGGCGTCACCCGCGTGGTCGGCAAGGCCATCCTCTCGCGTCACCCGATCGAGGACACCCGGAACATCCCCTTCAAGAAGAGCTGGGGCGACACCTTCAAGGCCATTGGCCGCGCCCTCTGGAACGGACCAAGCCTGCTGACCGTGGGCGAGCCCCTCGAAAAGCGAAGCTTTCTCAGCGCCAGCCTCAAGGTAGGCGGCAAGGAGATCGAGATCCTGGACGCCCACCTCAGCTTCGCCGACCCGGTGGCCAACGCCAAGCAGCAGCAAGAGCTCGCCGACTACGTCGCCGAGCGCCAGCAGGAAGGCAAGACCGTGATCCTCGCGGGCGACTTCAACACCAACTTCGCCCTGGCCAAGGGCGGCACGGCGGACGCCAATGGGACGGTGGCGACCCCGACGGACACGGCCGCCGAGTACCGTGAGCGCTACGGCGTAGACCTAGGTAACGTGGGCGACGCCAAGAACCGGGCCGCCACCGAGCGGCTCCTCTCGCTGATGAAATCCAACTGGCAAGCCCCCGAGCGTCTTGCGCTGGTCGATGGCCAAGCGATGACCCCGGAGGAAGCGCGCCAAGAGCTTGCGAGCGGCAAGGCGGCGCCAGGGTCCGAGCGTCACAAGGCCCTCTTGAGGGCAATGGACGGCATCACCAACTTCGAGGACGAGAAGCGCTACGACAACATCCTCGCCACGTCCGACGTGCGGATCGCCTCGACCCTGGTGGACCAGACCACGCGCGGCTCCGACCACCAGCCGGTGCTCGCCTCGATCCGCTGGGACGGCTGA
- a CDS encoding 2-oxoacid:acceptor oxidoreductase subunit alpha — MAVTLSATGAGGLLDRETVINDFSIQVATVNGSGSQSANLVLLRSIFRMGIPVSGKNLFPSNIAGLPTWFTIRANKHGYVARKAQNELFVAMNPETIAEDEAQLMPGAVFIYNSDLKFTPSREDVLAVGVPFGAIVAQTCQEVKLRKLVTNMVYVGVLAQLIGIDLNEIEAALAKQFKGKEKAATLNFSAVQAGFDWAATNLDFKVPYRLERMDATAGKIIIEGNRAAALGCLFAGTTVVAWYPITPSTSLCENLIGYLEKHRLDPETGKATFGVVQAEDELAAAGIVFGASWAGARAMTATSGPGISLMNEFVGLAYFTEIPGVIFDVQRVGPSTGLPTRTQQGDLMALYHASHGDTKHLVLIPATPQEAYELAYQAFDLSERFQTPVFVMLDLDLGMNSWMADPFPYLDQPLDRGPVVTAEDLTRRVEQAPEGAKHDVFGRYRDVKGDGIPERTLPGTPHPLAAYFTRGSGHTSEAKYSEKPADYTWLVDRLARKHETARKYVPTPVEDWQGAEVSIVAYGTSEYAVQEARDLLAAQGISTNYLRVKALPFTPSVKEFVKKSRRVYVIDQNRDGQMASLLKLEIDPADAPKIRSIRHYDGMPIDAMSIVEPVLEMEKH; from the coding sequence ATGGCAGTCACACTCAGCGCCACGGGCGCCGGCGGGCTCCTGGACCGCGAAACGGTCATCAACGACTTCTCCATCCAGGTCGCGACCGTCAACGGCTCGGGTTCGCAATCAGCCAACCTGGTCCTGCTGCGTTCGATCTTCCGCATGGGGATCCCGGTCAGCGGCAAGAACCTCTTCCCGTCCAACATCGCCGGTCTGCCGACCTGGTTCACGATCCGCGCCAACAAACACGGCTATGTGGCCCGCAAGGCTCAGAACGAGCTCTTCGTCGCCATGAACCCCGAGACCATCGCCGAGGACGAGGCCCAGCTCATGCCGGGGGCCGTCTTCATCTACAACAGCGACCTCAAGTTCACCCCCTCGCGCGAGGACGTCCTCGCCGTCGGCGTGCCCTTCGGCGCCATCGTCGCCCAGACCTGCCAAGAGGTGAAACTCCGCAAGCTCGTCACCAACATGGTGTACGTGGGCGTGCTCGCCCAGCTGATCGGGATCGACCTCAACGAGATCGAGGCCGCCCTCGCCAAGCAGTTCAAGGGCAAGGAGAAGGCCGCGACCCTCAACTTCAGCGCCGTCCAGGCGGGCTTCGACTGGGCCGCGACCAACCTCGACTTCAAGGTCCCCTACCGCCTCGAGCGGATGGACGCCACCGCGGGCAAGATCATCATCGAGGGCAACCGCGCCGCGGCGCTGGGCTGCCTCTTCGCCGGCACCACCGTGGTCGCCTGGTATCCCATCACCCCCTCGACCTCCCTCTGCGAGAACCTGATCGGGTATCTCGAGAAGCACCGCCTCGACCCCGAGACCGGCAAGGCCACCTTCGGCGTCGTCCAGGCCGAGGACGAGCTCGCCGCGGCGGGCATCGTGTTCGGCGCGAGCTGGGCCGGCGCCCGCGCCATGACCGCCACCTCGGGCCCCGGCATCAGCCTGATGAACGAGTTCGTCGGCCTCGCCTACTTCACCGAGATCCCGGGCGTCATCTTCGACGTCCAGCGCGTGGGCCCCTCGACCGGCCTGCCCACCCGCACCCAGCAGGGCGACCTCATGGCCCTGTACCACGCCTCGCACGGCGACACCAAGCACCTGGTGCTCATCCCGGCCACCCCGCAGGAGGCCTACGAGCTCGCTTACCAGGCCTTCGACCTCTCCGAGCGCTTCCAGACCCCGGTCTTCGTCATGCTCGACCTGGACCTTGGCATGAACAGCTGGATGGCCGATCCCTTCCCCTACCTGGACCAGCCCCTCGACCGGGGCCCCGTGGTCACGGCCGAGGATCTGACCCGCCGCGTCGAACAGGCTCCCGAAGGCGCCAAGCACGACGTGTTCGGCCGCTACCGCGACGTCAAGGGCGACGGCATCCCCGAGCGCACCCTGCCGGGCACCCCGCACCCCCTGGCCGCCTACTTCACCCGCGGCTCGGGCCACACCTCCGAGGCCAAGTACTCCGAGAAACCCGCCGACTACACCTGGCTGGTCGATCGCCTCGCGCGCAAGCATGAGACGGCCCGCAAATACGTCCCGACCCCCGTCGAGGACTGGCAGGGCGCCGAGGTCTCGATCGTCGCCTACGGCACCAGCGAGTACGCCGTCCAGGAGGCGCGCGACCTGTTGGCCGCCCAGGGCATTTCGACCAACTACCTGCGGGTCAAGGCATTGCCCTTCACGCCTTCGGTCAAGGAGTTCGTGAAGAAGAGCCGGCGCGTCTACGTGATCGACCAGAACCGCGACGGCCAGATGGCCTCGCTGCTCAAGCTCGAGATCGACCCGGCCGATGCGCCCAAGATCCGCTCGATTCGCCACTACGACGGCATGCCCATCGACGCCATGTCGATCGTCGAGCCCGTCCTGGAAATGGAGAAGCACTAA
- a CDS encoding 2-oxoacid:ferredoxin oxidoreductase subunit beta: MATTTPGPQTNRLGLTLNDYKGAPSTLCAGCGHDAITGQIVRAFYEMGVEPHRVAKLSGIGCSSKTPAYFLNKAHGFNSVHGRMPAVATGTMLANRQLLAIGVSGDGDTASIGMGQFIHLLRRNVPMIYVVENNGVYGLTKGQFSATADLGSTLKSGVANDLPPVDLCALAVQLGCSFVARSFSGDPKQLVALLEAAMAHRGTALLDVISPCVTFNNHEGSTKSYTAAKELDIPLHTLGFIPAFSQIEAEIDPGETRVVEMHDGSKLTLKKLARDYDPTDRAAAMATLMESNGKGEFLTGLIYVNEQQPDFISSLNLVDEPLATLPSSKVRPGKAVLDQVMESLK, from the coding sequence ATGGCGACGACTACTCCGGGTCCCCAGACCAACCGACTGGGCCTCACCCTCAACGACTACAAGGGCGCGCCTTCCACCCTCTGCGCCGGCTGCGGCCACGACGCCATCACCGGCCAGATCGTCCGCGCCTTCTACGAGATGGGCGTCGAGCCCCACCGAGTCGCCAAGCTCTCGGGCATCGGCTGCTCCAGCAAGACTCCCGCCTACTTCCTCAACAAGGCCCACGGCTTCAACTCGGTCCACGGCCGCATGCCGGCGGTGGCCACCGGCACCATGCTCGCCAATCGCCAGCTCTTGGCTATCGGCGTCTCGGGTGACGGCGATACCGCCTCGATCGGCATGGGCCAGTTCATCCACCTGTTGCGCCGCAACGTGCCGATGATCTACGTGGTCGAGAACAACGGGGTCTACGGCCTCACCAAGGGCCAGTTCTCGGCGACCGCCGACCTGGGCTCGACCCTCAAGTCCGGGGTCGCCAACGACCTGCCCCCGGTCGATCTCTGCGCCCTGGCGGTGCAACTCGGGTGCTCGTTCGTCGCCCGGTCCTTCTCGGGCGACCCCAAGCAGCTGGTGGCCCTGCTCGAGGCCGCCATGGCCCACCGGGGCACGGCCCTCTTGGACGTGATCAGCCCCTGCGTCACCTTCAACAACCACGAAGGCTCGACCAAGAGCTACACCGCCGCCAAGGAGCTGGACATTCCCCTGCACACCCTCGGCTTCATCCCGGCCTTCTCCCAGATCGAGGCCGAGATCGATCCGGGCGAGACCCGCGTGGTCGAGATGCACGACGGCTCCAAGCTCACCCTCAAGAAGCTCGCCCGCGACTACGACCCGACCGATCGCGCCGCCGCCATGGCGACCCTGATGGAGTCGAACGGCAAGGGCGAGTTCCTCACGGGCCTGATCTACGTCAACGAGCAGCAGCCGGACTTCATCTCCAGCCTCAACCTCGTGGACGAGCCGCTCGCCACCCTGCCTTCCAGCAAGGTGCGTCCCGGCAAGGCCGTGCTCGACCAGGTGATGGAGAGCCTCAAGTAA
- a CDS encoding tetratricopeptide repeat protein translates to MESIAVPPAGTTVLLLAGPKAGKSSLLLRWKALRQESAHYLKLTPEDAASSFFLRRFLGDWPDIRSRFEHLRAEIETLGWGGLLGLAIAEAHPAFTLLLDDFHLVETLPEQAEWLALVRHFPAGGTLVLASRHQVSLDRMPIETMGAENPLWQERPALADVEALPPDLLAKAIALAIVGEATASPASLELVRRLVAAQASDGMVRLRAPWASVVAEAIANLPEAAELWEVVAHQVAAFRRRHLNRHQETRLREILDRIPPEVRRAHPMLLQAEGEAHAELGRFEEARACFTQALSLARTPEERRGLKVYLFWAAQYGGDPAEVKALAAELDAEVLALAPALRARYLLWKALMHWEESALPEVEAACREVLEVVAAGDRTVIYHHARALSLLTSLAIRHARFAEAQAFSKRLLALCQEHQLERLHLKTVADRLLLMVSNDSEQIALSLLTELPNDAFRAPPPAFFNSYLSCFAWRASKFGAHRLALALFHLVQDHAFATAHPMGDAVRNGRINLIHANGRLGEFERARAFLDELGADPAGRRHLEVARFVWAQALILGGHLDEAEQVLSQRVADPGRGALRAALFQAWIRHLRGDPKAVDDVKEVLASPGGSAFWDHEAELMQQMGLRPRVSRYHVKVFGGPAFGAADGTLARWPRKKALSLLSLLVLRPEGLPTDELVGLLYPGVDPDDAAAALHRLAYDLRQALNGVGAPELLESARGFYRFKWEAVAFCDWHDFDGLYRKAQSLEADGLTESAAILYRMALAIADKPLFEGLAEAVFEEPRRVHQARLAHAAAFSKLHTPYLEP, encoded by the coding sequence ATGGAGTCGATCGCAGTGCCGCCCGCCGGGACCACCGTCCTACTGCTCGCAGGCCCAAAAGCAGGGAAGAGCTCGCTCTTGCTGCGCTGGAAGGCGCTCCGGCAGGAATCTGCTCACTACCTCAAGCTCACGCCCGAGGACGCGGCGTCCTCTTTTTTCCTGCGGCGCTTTCTCGGCGACTGGCCGGATATCCGGTCGCGCTTCGAGCACCTGCGCGCCGAGATCGAGACGCTCGGCTGGGGCGGCCTGTTGGGGCTTGCCATCGCCGAGGCCCATCCTGCCTTCACCCTCTTGCTGGACGACTTCCACCTGGTCGAGACCCTGCCCGAGCAGGCTGAGTGGCTCGCCCTCGTCCGGCACTTCCCGGCGGGCGGCACCCTGGTCCTCGCCTCTCGGCACCAGGTCTCACTGGATCGGATGCCGATCGAGACCATGGGAGCGGAAAATCCGCTCTGGCAGGAGCGCCCCGCCCTTGCGGACGTGGAGGCCCTGCCTCCCGACCTTCTCGCGAAGGCGATCGCCCTTGCCATCGTGGGCGAGGCCACTGCCTCGCCTGCATCGCTCGAGCTGGTGCGTCGCCTCGTCGCCGCCCAGGCCTCGGACGGGATGGTTCGCTTGCGCGCCCCTTGGGCCTCGGTCGTGGCAGAAGCGATCGCGAACCTTCCCGAGGCCGCCGAGCTCTGGGAGGTGGTCGCCCACCAGGTTGCCGCCTTCAGGCGGCGCCACCTGAACCGCCACCAGGAGACGCGCTTGCGCGAGATCCTGGACCGCATTCCCCCGGAGGTGCGCCGCGCGCACCCCATGCTGCTCCAGGCGGAGGGCGAGGCCCATGCCGAGCTGGGGCGCTTCGAGGAGGCAAGGGCCTGCTTCACCCAGGCCTTGTCGCTGGCTCGCACGCCCGAAGAGCGGCGGGGCCTCAAGGTCTACCTGTTCTGGGCCGCGCAGTACGGGGGGGACCCGGCGGAGGTCAAGGCGCTCGCAGCGGAGCTCGACGCCGAGGTCCTGGCGCTTGCCCCGGCTCTTCGCGCCAGGTACCTGCTCTGGAAGGCGCTCATGCACTGGGAGGAGTCGGCCCTGCCCGAGGTCGAGGCGGCCTGCCGCGAGGTCCTCGAGGTCGTCGCCGCGGGGGATCGCACGGTAATCTACCATCACGCGCGGGCCCTTTCGCTGCTCACCTCCCTGGCCATCCGGCACGCGCGGTTTGCCGAGGCGCAGGCCTTCAGCAAGCGCTTGCTCGCCCTATGCCAGGAGCACCAGCTTGAGCGCCTGCACCTGAAGACCGTCGCCGATCGCCTGCTTTTGATGGTGAGCAACGACTCGGAGCAGATCGCCCTCAGCTTGCTGACCGAGTTGCCGAATGATGCCTTCCGGGCCCCACCGCCCGCGTTCTTCAATTCCTACCTGTCTTGCTTCGCCTGGCGCGCCAGCAAGTTCGGCGCCCATCGGCTCGCGCTTGCGCTCTTTCATCTGGTCCAGGACCATGCCTTCGCCACCGCTCACCCCATGGGGGACGCGGTGCGCAACGGCAGGATCAACCTGATCCACGCCAATGGCCGCCTGGGTGAGTTCGAGCGGGCCCGTGCCTTCCTGGACGAGCTCGGCGCCGATCCCGCCGGCCGGCGTCACCTCGAGGTCGCGCGCTTCGTCTGGGCGCAGGCCCTGATCTTGGGGGGGCATCTGGACGAGGCCGAGCAGGTCTTGAGCCAGCGGGTGGCGGACCCCGGCCGTGGGGCCCTGCGCGCTGCGCTCTTCCAGGCCTGGATCCGCCACCTGCGCGGCGATCCCAAGGCCGTCGACGACGTGAAGGAGGTGCTCGCCTCGCCCGGCGGCAGCGCTTTCTGGGACCATGAGGCCGAGCTGATGCAGCAGATGGGGCTCAGGCCGCGCGTCTCGCGCTACCACGTGAAGGTCTTCGGGGGGCCGGCCTTCGGGGCGGCCGATGGGACGCTTGCACGCTGGCCCCGCAAGAAGGCCCTCTCCCTGCTCTCGCTCTTGGTGCTCAGACCCGAGGGCTTGCCCACCGACGAGCTGGTCGGGCTGCTGTACCCGGGCGTCGATCCGGACGATGCGGCCGCGGCCCTGCACCGGCTGGCCTACGATCTGCGCCAGGCCTTGAACGGGGTGGGTGCTCCCGAGCTGCTCGAGTCGGCGCGGGGCTTCTACCGTTTCAAGTGGGAGGCGGTCGCTTTTTGCGACTGGCACGACTTCGACGGCCTCTACCGCAAGGCCCAGTCCCTCGAGGCGGATGGCCTCACCGAGAGCGCGGCGATCCTCTATCGCATGGCCCTGGCGATCGCGGACAAGCCCTTGTTCGAAGGCCTCGCCGAGGCGGTTTTCGAGGAGCCCCGGCGCGTGCACCAGGCAAGGCTCGCGCACGCCGCCGCCTTCAGCAAGCTTCACACCCCCTACCTGGAACCCTGA